A window of the Xiashengella succiniciproducens genome harbors these coding sequences:
- a CDS encoding GRAS family protein, with protein MQTFPLPSVYEALLLVMQNYPDNFNEEKKLEVEALLDHCIRGLESSSEKFLATLFIKAIRKHIGSSTSFEHDENIYLRKFEVSQIELFNFLINEFPFVRDAQKLVNSSIVSLIRGHEEAVIMDIGIGQGVQMLNLLKMLDGTEGLRKITMIGIEPFGDALKVAKEKFSEADLSFKVEFYPICEFIEAFDFSGLKPILSKTSGPLIVNESLALHHVPRLIDRHKVIQCVRALKPKAFFLTEPNTDHFEPDFYKRFQNCYNHYFHIFQVIDTIPSDNRVKDGLKLFFGREIDDVIGGGDHDRSEKHEPAFRWVEKLLVAGFVMVDRFTGLPENIGHGIEVVFNPITGGVDFKVKKETVLSILQAACVN; from the coding sequence ATGCAGACGTTTCCGCTTCCCTCTGTTTATGAGGCATTGTTACTTGTGATGCAGAATTATCCTGATAATTTCAATGAGGAGAAGAAACTAGAGGTTGAAGCTTTGTTGGACCATTGCATACGGGGACTAGAAAGTAGTTCTGAGAAGTTCCTTGCAACACTTTTCATTAAAGCAATTCGTAAGCACATTGGCTCATCTACATCATTTGAGCATGATGAAAATATCTATCTGCGAAAATTTGAAGTTTCGCAGATAGAGCTTTTCAATTTTCTGATCAATGAGTTTCCCTTTGTACGGGATGCCCAGAAGCTTGTCAACAGTTCGATTGTTTCCCTTATCAGGGGACATGAGGAAGCTGTGATAATGGATATTGGCATAGGTCAGGGAGTTCAGATGCTCAACCTGCTTAAGATGCTTGACGGAACAGAGGGGCTTAGGAAGATAACAATGATAGGGATTGAACCTTTTGGTGATGCACTAAAGGTTGCTAAGGAAAAGTTCAGCGAGGCAGATCTGAGCTTTAAGGTGGAGTTTTATCCTATATGCGAGTTCATAGAAGCTTTTGATTTTAGTGGACTGAAACCTATCTTGTCAAAGACCTCCGGTCCGTTGATTGTCAATGAGTCACTTGCCTTGCATCATGTGCCGAGACTTATTGATCGTCACAAGGTAATTCAATGCGTACGAGCGCTAAAGCCCAAGGCTTTCTTCCTTACTGAGCCCAATACAGATCATTTTGAGCCTGATTTTTACAAGAGGTTTCAAAACTGTTACAACCATTACTTCCATATATTTCAGGTTATTGATACCATTCCATCCGACAATAGGGTAAAAGACGGTCTTAAGCTGTTTTTTGGAAGGGAAATTGACGACGTTATTGGAGGTGGGGATCACGACAGGTCAGAGAAACACGAGCCTGCATTCAGATGGGTTGAGAAGCTGCTTGTTGCAGGTTTTGTGATGGTGGATAGATTTACGGGTCTGCCTGAAAATATTGGACATGGAATAGAGGTGGTCTTTAATCCTATTACAGGAGGAGTCGATTTCAAGGTAAAGAAGGAAACAGTACTGAGTATCTTGCAGGCCGCTTGCGTCAATTGA
- the hisD gene encoding histidinol dehydrogenase has protein sequence MQKYINPPKQDWEGLLQRPPVDVSGLFDSVATVLDDIAREGDTAIVRYSEKFDGYAGTNLVVSPEEFDIAEKQIPSELKQAIQRAAYNIDSFHKAQWQTAVKVETEPGVTCWQKSVPIEKVGLYIPGGTAPLFSTVLMLGIPARIAGCEEIVMCTPPGKTGIVNPAILYAAKTAGIKKVFKVGGIQAIGAMAYGTQTVPKVYKIFGPGNRYVTAAKQLITIRGTAIDMPAGPSEVLVMADDSANPAFVAADLLSQAEHGADSQVILLTNSPELLDATMAEIDKQVRQLPREAGASSALSNSKAFLLPSVDVMMEMSNHYAPEHLILSVRNAGQLAERVRNAGSVFIGHYSPESAGDYASGTNHTLPTHGCARAYSGVNLSSFLKKISFQEITGEGLKSLGPVIEKMAEAEELLGHKQAVSIRLEHLKS, from the coding sequence ATGCAGAAATATATAAACCCGCCGAAACAGGACTGGGAAGGGCTGTTGCAACGTCCACCCGTTGATGTCTCCGGTCTGTTTGACTCAGTAGCTACAGTGCTTGACGACATAGCACGTGAAGGGGATACGGCCATAGTACGCTACTCTGAGAAGTTTGACGGATACGCTGGAACTAACCTTGTTGTAAGTCCTGAGGAGTTTGATATAGCTGAAAAACAAATCCCCTCTGAACTTAAGCAGGCAATCCAAAGAGCAGCTTACAATATTGATAGCTTTCACAAGGCTCAGTGGCAAACTGCAGTAAAGGTTGAGACCGAACCTGGAGTCACTTGCTGGCAGAAGAGTGTTCCAATCGAAAAGGTAGGTTTATATATTCCCGGAGGCACAGCACCTCTGTTCTCTACAGTACTGATGCTTGGTATCCCTGCACGAATTGCAGGATGTGAAGAAATAGTGATGTGTACACCTCCAGGAAAGACCGGAATTGTTAATCCCGCTATTCTTTATGCAGCCAAAACAGCCGGGATAAAAAAGGTCTTCAAGGTTGGTGGTATTCAAGCCATTGGAGCAATGGCCTATGGTACCCAGACTGTACCAAAGGTGTACAAGATATTTGGTCCGGGCAACCGCTACGTAACAGCTGCAAAACAGCTTATTACGATTAGGGGAACAGCCATCGATATGCCTGCAGGACCATCCGAGGTGCTTGTTATGGCTGACGATTCGGCAAATCCAGCCTTTGTTGCAGCAGACCTGCTTTCTCAGGCTGAACACGGTGCCGACAGTCAGGTAATCCTGCTTACTAACTCACCCGAATTGCTGGATGCAACGATGGCAGAGATAGATAAACAGGTCAGACAATTACCCAGAGAAGCTGGTGCAAGCAGTGCCCTTAGCAATAGTAAGGCCTTCCTGTTACCCTCGGTTGATGTTATGATGGAAATGAGCAATCACTATGCTCCTGAGCACCTGATATTGTCTGTCAGAAATGCAGGCCAACTGGCCGAGAGGGTTAGAAACGCAGGTTCTGTGTTTATTGGTCATTATAGTCCTGAAAGTGCAGGAGACTATGCCTCAGGAACCAATCATACCCTGCCTACCCACGGATGTGCCCGTGCCTATTCGGGGGTCAACCTCAGTAGTTTTCTCAAGAAGATCAGCTTCCAGGAAATCACAGGAGAAGGGCTCAAAAGTCTGGGGCCTGTTATTGAAAAGATGGCTGAAGCAGAGGAGCTCCTTGGACACAAACAGGCGGTAAGTATAAGGCTTGAACACCTTAAATCCTGA
- the hisG gene encoding ATP phosphoribosyltransferase codes for MIKDTETILRIALQKSGRLHDDSMDLMNRSGIKFNTGAGRLVAQSTGFPVEALFLRDDDIPQTVYDGVADIGIVGENEYAEKGYELEIVKHLNFGKCRLSLAIPKSEHYTGVGWFDGKKVATSYPRILKKFFEEKKIQAEIHEIAGSVEIAPGIGLADAIFDIVSSGSTLVANSLKEVGVVMYSQAVVVANKNLEPEKREILDQMLFRFNSVMASATNKYVLLNAPNERVKDIVKILPGMKSPTVLPLAQEGWSSIHSVISEEQFWEVIDQLKACGAEGILIIPIEKMIL; via the coding sequence ATGATAAAGGATACTGAAACAATCTTAAGAATTGCACTTCAAAAAAGCGGACGTCTGCACGACGATAGCATGGACCTGATGAACAGATCGGGCATCAAGTTCAATACCGGTGCCGGACGACTGGTTGCCCAGTCGACCGGGTTTCCTGTCGAAGCATTGTTCCTCCGCGATGACGACATACCTCAGACTGTATATGATGGAGTAGCAGATATTGGTATCGTTGGCGAAAATGAATATGCAGAAAAGGGATATGAACTGGAGATAGTCAAGCATCTAAATTTTGGAAAATGCCGCTTGTCACTTGCTATTCCCAAGAGTGAGCATTACACAGGTGTAGGCTGGTTTGATGGCAAAAAGGTAGCTACCTCCTACCCCAGGATACTAAAGAAGTTCTTTGAGGAAAAGAAGATTCAGGCTGAGATCCACGAAATTGCAGGTTCTGTAGAAATTGCTCCCGGCATTGGTCTGGCAGATGCGATATTCGATATTGTCAGTTCGGGTAGTACTCTGGTAGCCAACAGTCTTAAGGAAGTAGGTGTAGTAATGTATTCTCAGGCTGTTGTAGTAGCCAATAAAAATCTGGAACCTGAAAAGCGTGAAATTCTCGACCAGATGCTCTTCCGCTTTAATTCGGTAATGGCATCGGCAACCAACAAGTATGTACTGCTCAATGCCCCTAATGAAAGGGTAAAGGATATAGTCAAGATATTACCCGGAATGAAGAGTCCTACAGTTCTTCCTCTTGCCCAGGAAGGATGGAGTTCTATTCACTCTGTAATAAGCGAGGAGCAGTTCTGGGAAGTTATAGACCAGCTAAAAGCATGTGGTGCTGAAGGGATATTGATAATCCCGATTGAGAAGATGATACTGTAA
- the cydB gene encoding cytochrome d ubiquinol oxidase subunit II, whose product MSHLALQHYWWFIISVLGAVLVLLMFVQGGQTLFACLARDNDERTMLINVLGRKWEFTFTTLVTFGGAFFAAFPLFYSTSFGGAYAAWIILLFAFVFQAVSYEFRSRPNNFFGAKTYEVLLFINGLLGTFLVGVVVASFFTGSQFFINDMNESFWQSPLRGIELLFNLHNLMLGLAVFFLARTLGLLYFLNSISDEALESRIRSKVPRNAIPFVVSFLVFFIWLLFRDGFAVNPANGEVFLQANKYLHNFLEMPIVGLLLLAGVVLVLWGIGISIFTKSNKGIWYTGGGTFLAVLNLLLAAGYNNTAFYPSSYDLQSSITIVNGSSSHFTLTVMSYVSLLVPFVIVYIWYAWRSINNKPMTREELKSTDSHIY is encoded by the coding sequence ATGTCACATCTTGCACTTCAGCATTACTGGTGGTTTATAATATCGGTACTGGGTGCCGTGCTCGTACTGCTGATGTTTGTGCAGGGAGGGCAGACACTGTTTGCCTGCCTTGCCAGGGATAATGATGAACGTACAATGCTGATAAACGTACTGGGCCGTAAGTGGGAGTTTACGTTTACCACTCTTGTAACTTTCGGAGGTGCATTTTTTGCTGCCTTCCCCCTGTTTTACAGTACCAGTTTCGGAGGGGCCTATGCCGCCTGGATAATACTGCTCTTTGCCTTTGTGTTTCAGGCAGTATCATACGAGTTTAGATCCCGTCCCAACAACTTTTTTGGTGCTAAAACATACGAAGTTCTCCTCTTTATAAACGGTCTGCTGGGAACCTTCCTTGTTGGTGTTGTAGTAGCCTCTTTCTTTACTGGTTCTCAATTCTTCATCAACGATATGAATGAATCATTCTGGCAATCACCATTAAGAGGTATAGAACTGCTATTCAACCTGCACAATCTGATGTTGGGTCTGGCTGTATTCTTCCTTGCAAGGACGCTGGGCCTGCTGTATTTCCTTAACTCAATCAGCGATGAAGCTCTTGAGTCTCGTATACGCAGCAAAGTGCCACGTAATGCAATTCCATTTGTAGTATCCTTTCTGGTATTCTTTATCTGGTTGCTCTTCAGGGACGGCTTTGCTGTGAATCCAGCCAATGGTGAGGTCTTTTTGCAAGCCAACAAGTACCTGCACAATTTCCTTGAGATGCCAATAGTAGGACTGCTCCTGCTTGCCGGTGTTGTCCTGGTACTGTGGGGTATCGGCATAAGCATCTTCACAAAGTCCAACAAGGGTATCTGGTACACAGGAGGTGGAACCTTCCTAGCCGTATTGAATCTGCTGCTGGCAGCAGGTTACAACAACACAGCCTTCTACCCTTCAAGTTACGACCTGCAAAGCTCTATCACGATAGTCAACGGCTCCTCAAGCCATTTTACCCTTACTGTGATGAGTTATGTATCTCTGCTGGTACCCTTTGTAATAGTATATATCTGGTACGCATGGAGGTCAATCAACAACAAACCTATGACCAGGGAAGAACTGAAATCGACAGATTCCCATATTTATTAA
- a CDS encoding glycoside hydrolase family 3 N-terminal domain-containing protein — protein MRLHQLLIISATLVMFACNPKPQVAPVIDKDPAIERKVEDLLSKMTLDEKIGQMTQLSIDVMWDREARRAGTFKFDEAILDSVIVKYKVGSILNIPGVAQTPERWNEIISVLQQKSIDATGIPCLYGLDQNHGASYTMGAIMFPQPINMAASFNRDLVHEAAVITAYETRASSVPWTFNPTLDLGRDPRWSRLWENYGEDAFVNAEMGRVATLGMQGKDPNHVGRENIAVCVKHYMGYGVPVSGKDRTPAIISPSDLRDKHFAPYLASIQAGALSIMVNSGSVNGVPVHANYQLLTQWLKEELNWDGLIVTDWADINNLFNREKVAANKKEAIKMAINAGIDMSMDPYSWDFCVLLKELVEEGQVSMERIDDAARRVLRLKFRLGLFEESLHDPKSYPLFGSTEHYNVAVKAAEESMILLKNKDNILPLTKGTKILVTGPNANSMRTLNGGWTYTWQGERTDIFTGEYNTLLEGLAAKFGAGNIIYEPGVTYKDGANWWEENTPEIDKAVSAAAKADVIVVCVGENSYCETPGNLTDLTMSANQRELVKALAKTGKPIVLVLNQGRPRIIKDIEPLASAIVYTLLPGNAGGDAFANLISGEANFSGKLPFTYPLEVNSLTTYDYKVSEESDTMEGAYNYNASRSLQWPFGYGLSYTTFRYGDLKVNKENFTADDELVFEVEVTNTGKVKGKEAVLLYSTDLVASIVPDARRLRAFEKVELEPGQTRTVKLALKGKDLAFVGFDGKWILEEGDFEINVGDKKLTLRCTKTKKWDTPNR, from the coding sequence ATGAGACTACATCAATTATTAATCATTAGTGCGACGCTGGTAATGTTTGCATGTAACCCCAAACCACAGGTAGCACCAGTAATAGATAAGGATCCTGCGATTGAGAGAAAGGTCGAGGATCTTTTAAGCAAGATGACCCTTGATGAAAAGATAGGTCAGATGACCCAGCTTTCTATAGACGTTATGTGGGATAGAGAAGCCAGAAGGGCGGGTACGTTTAAATTTGATGAAGCTATACTGGATTCAGTAATTGTTAAATACAAGGTTGGATCCATCCTTAATATTCCCGGTGTAGCTCAGACACCTGAACGTTGGAATGAGATAATCTCAGTGTTACAACAAAAGTCAATAGATGCAACAGGTATACCCTGCCTTTACGGACTAGATCAGAACCATGGAGCTTCCTATACCATGGGAGCCATAATGTTTCCACAGCCAATCAATATGGCTGCTTCATTTAACCGGGATCTTGTACATGAAGCTGCAGTTATCACTGCATATGAGACCAGGGCCAGCAGTGTGCCCTGGACCTTCAATCCAACACTTGACCTGGGACGTGATCCACGCTGGTCAAGGTTGTGGGAGAACTATGGAGAGGATGCTTTTGTGAATGCTGAGATGGGACGTGTTGCCACTCTTGGCATGCAAGGTAAGGACCCGAATCATGTTGGCAGAGAGAATATAGCGGTTTGTGTCAAGCACTACATGGGTTATGGAGTTCCCGTTTCTGGCAAGGACCGTACTCCTGCTATTATTAGCCCAAGTGACCTTCGTGACAAGCACTTTGCTCCCTATCTGGCATCAATACAGGCCGGAGCCCTGTCAATAATGGTAAACTCAGGAAGTGTTAACGGTGTACCTGTTCATGCCAACTACCAGTTGCTCACTCAGTGGCTAAAGGAAGAATTAAACTGGGACGGTCTGATAGTAACCGACTGGGCTGATATCAACAATCTGTTCAACCGCGAAAAGGTTGCTGCCAATAAGAAGGAAGCAATTAAGATGGCAATCAATGCCGGTATAGATATGTCAATGGATCCATACAGCTGGGACTTTTGCGTGCTGCTTAAGGAACTTGTTGAAGAAGGCCAGGTAAGTATGGAACGCATTGATGATGCGGCAAGAAGGGTTCTCAGACTTAAATTCCGTCTTGGTTTGTTTGAAGAATCACTGCATGATCCAAAATCCTATCCTCTGTTTGGCAGCACTGAGCATTACAATGTTGCCGTGAAGGCTGCTGAAGAGTCAATGATTCTGCTAAAAAATAAGGATAATATTCTGCCACTTACCAAGGGTACAAAGATCCTTGTTACTGGTCCCAATGCCAACTCAATGCGTACTCTTAACGGAGGATGGACTTATACATGGCAGGGTGAAAGGACAGATATCTTTACTGGTGAATACAACACGTTGCTGGAAGGTCTTGCTGCTAAGTTTGGTGCCGGTAATATAATCTATGAACCAGGTGTAACCTATAAGGATGGAGCTAACTGGTGGGAAGAAAATACTCCGGAGATTGACAAGGCTGTCTCAGCAGCAGCTAAGGCAGATGTCATCGTTGTATGTGTAGGAGAGAACTCATATTGCGAGACCCCTGGCAATCTTACAGATCTTACAATGTCAGCCAATCAGCGTGAGTTGGTAAAAGCACTTGCGAAAACAGGTAAGCCCATAGTGCTTGTGCTCAATCAGGGACGTCCCCGTATTATCAAGGATATCGAACCACTGGCATCAGCCATAGTTTATACCCTACTGCCGGGTAATGCCGGAGGTGATGCCTTTGCCAACCTGATAAGCGGAGAGGCCAACTTCAGTGGAAAACTGCCCTTTACCTATCCATTGGAAGTCAACTCGCTTACAACATACGATTATAAAGTAAGCGAAGAATCGGACACCATGGAGGGAGCATATAATTACAATGCTTCACGTTCACTACAGTGGCCCTTTGGCTATGGTCTGAGCTATACAACCTTCAGGTACGGAGACCTGAAGGTCAACAAAGAGAATTTTACAGCTGACGATGAACTGGTCTTTGAGGTGGAAGTAACGAATACAGGTAAGGTAAAAGGAAAAGAAGCTGTTCTGCTTTATAGTACCGACCTAGTAGCTTCTATTGTCCCTGACGCACGTCGTCTGAGGGCTTTTGAGAAGGTTGAGCTGGAACCGGGTCAAACCAGGACAGTTAAACTTGCACTAAAAGGGAAGGACCTTGCTTTTGTCGGCTTTGATGGTAAGTGGATACTGGAGGAAGGTGACTTTGAGATCAACGTAGGTGATAAGAAGCTGACTCTGAGATGTACTAAAACAAAGAAGTGGGATACACCCAACAGATAG
- a CDS encoding bacteriohemerythrin: protein MIVKWTEELTVKNEKLDAEHQKWIQILNNFYEGLRDNKPKESLLELIQEMYDYTKYHFASEEEYMKSVNYPRLAEHQEKHRYFEGRIKEFYDRINDGKLVVSLEVTNFLKTWLINHIKGEDQQYSAHKG from the coding sequence ATGATAGTAAAATGGACAGAGGAGCTTACAGTCAAGAATGAGAAACTGGATGCAGAGCATCAGAAGTGGATTCAGATCCTGAATAATTTCTATGAAGGCCTGAGGGATAACAAACCTAAAGAGAGTCTTTTGGAACTTATACAAGAGATGTATGATTACACAAAATACCACTTTGCCAGTGAAGAGGAGTATATGAAGTCGGTCAACTATCCAAGGTTGGCTGAACATCAGGAAAAGCACCGCTATTTTGAAGGAAGGATCAAGGAATTTTATGATCGTATCAACGATGGTAAACTTGTAGTTTCTTTGGAGGTGACAAATTTCCTTAAGACATGGCTGATTAATCATATAAAAGGAGAAGATCAGCAGTATTCAGCGCATAAAGGTTAA
- a CDS encoding CDP-alcohol phosphatidyltransferase family protein, which yields MMTITRHIPNMLTCGNLLLGALGTYMAISGRPELTVWAVLLAAVLDFFDGFAARLLKAYSAIGKDLDSLADLVSFGVAPAAVLSSMLHYHFVGTWGGEFMNLETRQQFILLCPFLLAAFAALRLAKFNNDSRQTENFIGLTTTATAMFVVSLFYLVVSRGGAWLAFTSPLYVLILVAVFCALLVSEIPMFSLKFKSFEWKGNENRYILLIISLVAVILLGAGALALIVPVYVLYSAVLMLGGKLSAKA from the coding sequence ATGATGACAATAACAAGACATATTCCCAATATGCTGACCTGCGGTAATCTCCTGCTTGGGGCATTGGGTACCTATATGGCTATCAGTGGCAGACCTGAACTGACAGTATGGGCGGTACTGCTTGCGGCTGTACTTGATTTCTTTGACGGTTTTGCTGCTCGTCTTCTTAAAGCATATAGCGCTATTGGCAAGGATCTCGATTCATTGGCAGATCTGGTAAGTTTTGGAGTAGCCCCGGCTGCTGTACTGAGTTCAATGCTCCACTATCATTTTGTGGGTACCTGGGGCGGAGAGTTTATGAATCTTGAGACCAGGCAGCAGTTTATACTGCTTTGCCCCTTCCTGTTGGCTGCCTTTGCTGCATTGCGACTGGCTAAGTTCAACAATGACAGTCGTCAGACAGAGAACTTTATTGGACTTACAACAACAGCCACTGCTATGTTTGTTGTATCTCTGTTTTACCTCGTCGTTTCCCGTGGTGGAGCCTGGCTTGCATTTACAAGCCCGCTGTATGTCCTGATTCTTGTTGCTGTATTTTGCGCATTGCTGGTCAGTGAGATCCCTATGTTCTCACTTAAATTCAAGAGTTTTGAATGGAAGGGCAATGAAAACCGCTATATTCTTTTGATAATCTCACTTGTTGCTGTAATCCTTCTTGGAGCCGGAGCTCTGGCTCTTATTGTGCCGGTATATGTATTATACTCAGCAGTGTTAATGCTAGGTGGCAAATTGTCAGCAAAAGCATAG
- a CDS encoding PAS domain S-box protein, which produces MPSVLIHNLVLLIALTSFYGFFLQHFQGKPRSFKFVIGIWFGLAAIAGMMQPFELYEGLFFDGRAIIIGLASFFGGWIPASISSLLSMSFRIYLGGTGVYAGVCTIIVSALLGLGVRMYYKHKVTSLRIWDYYVLGLLVSIGMLVSQFANPWDDAIWALSQIWYSILLIYPIGFILIAGLLSREERRLENEAALNESERKLRTTLYSIGDGVITTDAKGQITIMNPAAERMTGWHEIDAIGKDIDEVLVIVDKSGERTESPVRRVLREKKIVGRDSFLLLVSRDGKELPVSDSGAPIILDKERLGGAVLVLRDHSEAYQFEKEILEKEYFLSESQKAGRVGSYLLDLQTQEWKSSAVLNDIFGVDENFTKDPDAWLQLVHPEHREEVHRCLLDVAHGVYETFDKEYRIIRKSDGSVRWVHGYGILRYDNKGKAFAMLGTIQDVTEAIEARERLEKSEHKFRKLFENHSAIHMLLDPGTGRIMSANKAAAEFYGWSTEELNNMYVHQINVMERDDIIEMMRKVKEGHLNHIEVKHRLADGRVRDVEIFSSRVDVLDEEYLYAIIHDITDKKQLVEDLVKAKEKAEESDLLKSAFMANMSHEIRTPLNGILGFTSLLTTEDPEDLPPPDKRKEYAAIIERSADNLMQLINDILDISKLDAGQMNIEKREFNLLMTLNSLELIYQKRLDDIKKDIRLRTKYPLAPMVVKGDEARLTQIFTNLLDNAVKFTDKGEIAFGIRSLSDSEISFFVSDTGKGIPREKQARIFKRFAQEDDTISRRYGGTGLGLAIVKSLLDLMGGSIRLDSTPGGGSCFEFTLPLKVDTNASAAEDRAGGEGAVSSGRLSILLVEDDPVNQLYYKEVLREPDFNLYMAPTGKEALELFKAFSPEVILLDIRLPDINGLEVARQIRATGSKVWIIGQSAYAMAGDEQAAIDAGCNEYLTKPVKASVLLKRLHTLAGLH; this is translated from the coding sequence ATGCCTTCAGTACTTATTCATAATTTGGTGCTGCTGATTGCACTAACCAGCTTTTATGGCTTTTTCCTTCAGCACTTTCAAGGAAAACCGAGGAGTTTCAAATTTGTTATAGGCATTTGGTTTGGTCTTGCTGCTATAGCCGGTATGATGCAGCCCTTTGAGTTGTACGAGGGTCTATTCTTCGATGGCAGGGCTATTATAATAGGACTTGCTTCCTTTTTCGGGGGCTGGATTCCGGCATCCATTTCCTCCCTTCTTTCAATGTCTTTTCGTATTTATCTCGGTGGTACCGGTGTGTATGCCGGTGTGTGTACGATTATCGTCAGTGCGTTATTGGGTTTGGGTGTAAGGATGTACTACAAGCACAAGGTAACTTCTCTAAGAATTTGGGATTATTATGTTTTAGGTCTTCTTGTGTCTATTGGAATGCTTGTGAGTCAGTTTGCTAATCCATGGGATGACGCGATATGGGCATTGTCACAAATATGGTATTCTATCCTGCTGATATATCCTATAGGATTCATTCTTATTGCAGGATTGCTTTCCAGGGAGGAACGGCGACTTGAGAACGAGGCAGCTCTCAATGAGTCGGAAAGAAAGTTGCGTACTACATTATACAGTATAGGAGACGGAGTTATTACAACTGATGCCAAAGGTCAAATAACTATTATGAACCCTGCTGCTGAAAGAATGACAGGATGGCATGAGATTGATGCTATAGGAAAGGATATAGATGAGGTATTGGTAATTGTAGATAAGTCGGGAGAGAGGACCGAGTCGCCTGTAAGGCGAGTTCTTCGTGAGAAAAAGATCGTAGGTCGGGATTCTTTCTTGTTGCTAGTCTCGAGGGATGGGAAAGAATTGCCGGTAAGCGATAGCGGTGCCCCTATAATACTAGACAAAGAACGTTTGGGTGGTGCAGTACTGGTACTTAGGGATCATAGTGAAGCTTATCAATTTGAAAAAGAAATATTGGAGAAAGAATATTTCCTTAGTGAGTCACAGAAAGCCGGAAGGGTTGGATCTTATCTGCTGGACTTGCAGACTCAGGAGTGGAAATCATCGGCTGTTCTGAATGATATTTTTGGTGTTGATGAGAATTTTACGAAAGATCCGGATGCGTGGTTACAACTTGTACATCCGGAACACCGGGAAGAAGTACATAGGTGTCTATTGGATGTTGCCCATGGTGTATATGAGACATTCGACAAGGAGTACAGGATTATTCGTAAGTCGGATGGAAGTGTAAGATGGGTCCATGGCTATGGTATCTTAAGGTATGATAACAAAGGAAAGGCATTTGCAATGCTGGGCACCATACAGGATGTTACCGAAGCCATCGAAGCCAGGGAACGTCTTGAGAAGAGCGAGCATAAGTTCAGAAAGCTGTTTGAAAACCATTCTGCTATACACATGCTGCTGGATCCTGGAACGGGGAGAATAATGTCGGCCAACAAGGCTGCTGCCGAGTTTTATGGATGGAGTACTGAAGAGCTCAATAATATGTACGTCCACCAGATCAATGTTATGGAAAGGGACGACATTATTGAAATGATGAGGAAGGTTAAGGAGGGTCATCTTAACCATATAGAGGTTAAGCACCGTCTTGCCGACGGAAGGGTTAGGGATGTGGAGATATTTTCGAGCCGGGTTGACGTTTTGGATGAGGAGTATCTGTATGCCATCATCCATGATATAACTGACAAAAAGCAATTGGTTGAGGATCTTGTTAAGGCAAAGGAGAAGGCTGAGGAGAGTGACCTACTGAAGTCGGCCTTTATGGCCAATATGAGTCATGAGATACGTACTCCGCTTAATGGTATTCTTGGTTTTACAAGCCTTCTTACTACAGAGGATCCGGAGGATCTGCCTCCTCCGGACAAGAGGAAGGAATATGCTGCTATAATAGAGAGAAGTGCCGACAATTTGATGCAGCTTATAAATGACATTCTGGATATATCCAAGTTGGATGCCGGTCAGATGAATATTGAAAAGAGGGAGTTTAACCTTCTGATGACTCTCAATTCATTGGAACTTATATATCAGAAGCGCTTAGACGATATCAAGAAGGATATTAGACTCAGGACCAAATATCCCTTGGCACCTATGGTGGTTAAGGGAGATGAGGCACGTCTTACTCAGATATTTACCAACTTGCTTGACAATGCTGTCAAGTTTACTGACAAGGGAGAAATTGCATTTGGTATCAGATCTCTTAGTGATTCTGAGATAAGCTTCTTTGTCTCTGATACAGGCAAGGGTATACCCCGGGAGAAGCAGGCTCGTATTTTCAAACGTTTTGCTCAGGAGGACGATACTATCTCCAGACGGTATGGAGGTACCGGACTGGGTCTTGCAATAGTCAAGAGTTTGCTTGATTTGATGGGTGGCAGCATAAGACTTGATTCCACTCCCGGAGGAGGTTCATGTTTTGAGTTTACTTTGCCATTGAAAGTAGATACCAATGCCAGTGCTGCTGAGGATAGAGCCGGTGGGGAGGGGGCGGTAAGTTCAGGTCGTTTGTCTATTCTCTTGGTCGAAGACGATCCGGTCAACCAATTGTATTACAAGGAGGTGCTCCGTGAGCCCGACTTCAATCTGTATATGGCCCCAACAGGTAAGGAAGCACTTGAGCTATTCAAGGCTTTCAGTCCTGAAGTCATCCTGCTTGACATAAGGCTGCCTGATATCAATGGACTTGAGGTAGCCCGTCAGATCAGGGCAACAGGAAGCAAGGTCTGGATTATTGGACAGTCAGCTTATGCTATGGCGGGAGATGAGCAGGCGGCAATAGATGCAGGCTGTAACGAATATCTGACAAAGCCGGTAAAAGCTAGCGTCCTGTTGAAGAGGTTGCACACTCTTGCAGGACTTCACTAA